The Lolium rigidum isolate FL_2022 chromosome 1, APGP_CSIRO_Lrig_0.1, whole genome shotgun sequence region TGGTGGAACAAAAGATGGAGCTCGACACGACGCTTCCAATCCACTTGGTCGTCAAGCAGCCTTTGTTCCTGGTCTTCGAGGCAGTAGACATGAGCAGCGACAGCCGAGGACGGTGGAGAAAGACCGACACATTGAAGGGGCGTGCTCTCTTTCTCAGCGAAGGCTGCTCACAGTCACTCCCTGCCGCCGGAAGACAATGCGTTGGAGCTCAAGATGATTGCATCTACTTTCTCAACGAGCGTAGCGGTAACGGTGAAAGGACGGGGCGCCTCTACTCTGGCATTTACAACATCAGGCAAGGGACAATGTCACCCTTGACACCGGAGAAAGGGGTGGCTCCTGACGGTCCATGGACCGCAACTTGGTTTTTCCCAGATGTTGGTTGAGTTAAGATGCATGTGTGTTTTTCCCAGTAGTAGTTCATGCTGAATTGCTGATACATAACCATACTTGATTTTAGATTTCTGTTTTCCCACAATATCAACTAGGTGCTTAGAAAAGCGAAGTGTTTGAAATTTAAGCTTTCCAGTCGAAAACATATGATTAATACATTTGTCAAACTTGTTTCGAAGTTTTTGCTACCCCGCAATACCTAATAACATAATAAAATGTAATCAAAACTCTTTCTATTGTGCTAAcaaaaccaaaaatatttcttttaACGTGGATCAAGCGTTTGGTTAGTTTTGAGTCAAATTTAACTTCCACCGCTCCCTCAGGGGATCATTTAAGAATAATGGACTTGCCCCACAGCTTTCCACGAAATTTTGGAATTTTATTAAAAGTTTGAAGCTTCCAATTTAACAACCAGACATGGTTTGGGTAGAAATTTGAAATATTTTCTGCCAGTCTGAAAAAATAGTGTTCTTTTCTGGAATGTTTAAATACTTCCATACATAGTTACTCAATGGTTGTCAGAATCACTAATACTCACCTAAAACGTTTGTTCTCTGATTTGCAAAATTTTAACAATTGGTTGTTATAAGCAACACGAGCCttaatttctttttttttctaatttacTCGCTATAATAAGGTCACAATATATCTCTAGTACTGGATAACATATTCAACACTAGCTCACCATATATGGACCTTGCATGTTTTTTTACCGAGTAATAATTAGTTTAGGTTTTCGCAAGTCTTTGTTGCGTAGGCCCTAATTATGAGAGTTGTTGTTTTGGCTCCAAGGTGTATATGCACCCGTTATGGAAAATATGTCAAATACATATTTTAGTACgccaaaaaaaatctgaaaaacaaATCGCATGTACAACGATAGAATTACGGATGTACACACATAACTTATTTTCGGAAGTTTTGACCTTTTGAAATGTGCTATTTGGTAATATGTGCATATACATCTAGGAGTCAGAATGGATTTCCGCTAAGTGAGTGCAAGCATTCAGAGTAAAGTGAAGCAAAGTGTTGCATGACGCTATCCAAGTAAAAGCTCAGGCAAAGTCTAGATCGTCCAAATGATTTAGGCAACAATATATATTAAAAATTAGGTGAATTTGGGAATTTCACACAAACACATATATTTAGGATGCCTGGAAAATTTTATAACTACATTAATgtagtcaagattcaaatttatgaaCCACTAGTAGATCAGAAAATAGAAGTATACCTGCCGCTTTTGTATGGTATTGGACATTTGATCGTTCAGCTTACCGTGATTTGGTATGTCTCCATTGTTTCTGTCCTCTGCTTTTGTAGCTCTTTCatttcctccattgttccatCATCTCGGGCCTCTTTGTAAGGAATAACATAGTGCGACACAATTTGCCGTAGACAGAAACCCATCCAGGGGAAACATTGGCTAACCTGATGAAGGATTCACAACACTCATCAAATGCTCCATACCCATGTCACTAAAAGGAACAAATATGCTTCACCCAACAAGGCCCTGCATATTGAGTTACTCCCTGGTTATGATCAAATCAAAGCTTTAAAGCAACATATATTTGTTACGCAACGCTTCAGGAATGATCAGTGGTGAGGCTCGGTACTTATGATATGTTTATGATCTCATAAGTAAATGGCAAATTTCAGGTCGACGATGAAGGGCTCATGTAATCTTGTACAACGAAGGAGCAATCAGAAACTGATTGTACTCTCCTTAACAACAGTTATAGGCTTTTGAAATATCATGCAACAGAACATAAGGTCAAAACATTCGATAACACATTCAGCACAGCTTGACACGGCGATCAGCAACTACAGAAATGCAGTAATTTTCATTCAGGATACCTCATTTCTCTACAACAGAGTTCAACAATTTTACATGTAGAAACTAGCCTAGCTGCCCATAAATTCAACAAAAAGATATATACAGGACTTCTGATGAGATGACACACAAAAAAGGAACCTTGAAAACGATAGCTTCCAGAGGTTGGCAACTCATATGTACAGCTGTACTTGTAGGAAGAACCAGAATTACAACTACAACTCCACAGCGGGTCTATGAGCAGTCATGAAACTGATTAAATGTAGCTTCAAGACTTTGTAACAGATCCTCCTCTCGCCCAATAGTCAACACTGCAACTCTTGGTTGGTATAGGAATGCCAGGTGATTGATCGACATTTTGTACTTTCCAAGAACAGAAGTGTGTATCATGGACAAGGGGATTGCTTGCACGAACTGGCGGAGATCCCATAAAGTATGGAGGAGAAGCCTGCAGATTGTCGCACATTCTATTACTAATAGAAACTTGGTTAAATGACAAGTAAAGGTTGGACTGTTTGTTTACCTGTGTTGTGTGTTAAGATTTTACTCCAAACACAAcctcaaaagaaaaaagagaaataaatgaAAAGAAGATTTAATCCAAAAATGCGATAACTTATGACTGGAAAGTGGAAGCACGTctcaaagaaacacaaaatagTATTTTCTTTTTCATAGAGAGAGAGTTGTAGAGAAATAAACTAACCTTGCCCACAATGAAATCAGAGAGATCTTGCGAAGTTTTGAAATCACACTCCCTGTACGGCCTGAATCAGAAAAAGGAATAATGAACCTAGTTAAATCAAATATCAAAACATTGACAGTTGAATAAGTATCTGATCAACTTTGAGATCCATATAACTCCAAAATAAGTGTGAAAAATCCAGGTCAGACTAAGAGCAGAGTGCATTCAAAGTAAAGCTGAACAAAGTTGTTGCATAGTGCTATCCATGTAAAAGCTCAGACAAAGTATAGATCATCCAAATGCTTTATGGCAACAATATGCATTAAAAATTAGCTGAATTTGGGAATTTCACACAAAAATACACATTAAGGCGACAGGAGATTTCTATACCTACTATTAATgcagtcaagattcaaatttacgaACTGCTAGTAGATCAGAGAATGGAATATACCTGCTGCTTTTGCATGGTATTGGACATCTGATCGCTCCACTCCTGCTTTCTGTACTTTGGCACGTTTCCATCTTTGTTTCTCTTCTCTGCCTTTGTAGCTCTTTCATTTCCTCCATTGGTCCATCATCATGACGGTCGGGACCTCTTTGTAAGGCATAACCTAGGAACAAATAGTCAGTCGCAGTTTGCCGTAAACCGAAACCGTGTCATCCGAGGGAAACATTGGCTAacctgatgaaggattcaccacaCTCATCAAATGCTCCATACCCATGTCGCTAAAAGGAACGAAAATATTTCACTTAACAAGGCCTGCACATTGAGTTATTCCCAAATTATGATCAAATTAAGCTTTCAAACGATATATATTTGCAAAATTGCACGCTTGAATCTAACAGTGTGACTCCAGCAAGCAAAAGATTCTTCCTTCACACAACCAGAAAAATAAATCTAATGGAATTCATCGAGGGTTGTACACAATCCCTCATCTTCAGTTATCCTGTGCAGCAATCTCAAGATTTGTTTCTTACTAAATCTGGTCTTGTCATCCGGAGCGCCAGAATCAAAACATGTCCCCACCAAAAATCCTAAATTGTCCCTATTTTTTTCTTTGACAAGAGTGCACAAGGTTCGTATATATGCGGCTGAATCAATTGATAAGCATCAGAGCAATTGACACCGGCAATAACCCACCGCAAGAACCGAGTTTTCCATGGTAAGTAATTAGAGTACCCAACCAGCAATACCGACCGTGAGAACAAAACTTAACTACCTTACTGAACTGCTGTTTCAGTACAGATTTGACCTGCACATCCCAGGTAAGCATTAAGCAAGCAAGAAACCTATGGCACGGGGAGGAAATACCTCAACGACTCAACCCAACGACGACCTAGAGTTCGGGAAGTACAGCGTCGTTCTAGATTGGGCACTATTTTCTTCCTCCAACCAGACCAGACGAGAAGCAATCAGACAGAACATTATATATTTGCAAAGTTGCACGCTTGCATTCAATAGTGTGGGTCCAGCAAGCAAAGATTTTCCACATCACACAACCAGACAAAATAGCTCTAACGGAATTCATCAAGTGCTGCCCACAATTCCTCATACTCAGTTATCTTCCGCAGCAATCTCAGGATTTTGTTTCTTACCACGGATTGGCAGGATTAAAAAAATGCACAACATGTCCCCACCCAAAATCCTAAATTGTCCCCTTTATTTTCCTGACAAGTGCGGAAGGTTCGTAGTACATAGTATGCGGCTGAATCAATCGACAAGCATCAGAACAATTGACGCCGGCAATAACCCGCCGCGAGAACCGAGTTTTCCACGGCGAGTTAATTAGAGTACCCAACCGGCAATACCCGCCGCAAGAACCGAACTTAACTACCTTCCTCAACTGCTGTTTCGGCGCAGATTTAACCTGCCCACGCAATGGAAGCGAGCAGGAACCATCTCCCACGGGAGGCGCGCGGAAAGAAATACCTCAACGAATCAAACCTCGCAACGACCTAGTGCGCGAGAGGTACAGCGTGGTTCAAGATTGGGCGCTATCTTGCTTCCACCCACCAAAGAAATCACTAACCAGGCCAGGCAAGAACCAAGcagaggagaagatggaggaaCCAAGAACTCACCTAGGCCACGAAGACGGGAGCGCgagcgaggcggcggaggaggaggaggaggaggcgagacGTGGAGAACCGGCAGCGTCTTCCGCGAgtggaggaggcgagggcgagcgAGAGGAGGGGAAAGGGACGGCCGCCGGAGAAAGAAAGGGTTCGGGTCGTGTTTGGTCGCTCGAggatattattttattttatccgAGGTGGATCGGCAGGGGGCGCGATGGACGGCTAGGATCGATGCAGAGGAAAACCACGGCGGTTTCGCTTTGCATCACGTGATGGTTTGGATCGTGTCGTGTGCAGTTGCGTGTGTCGCGCACGCGCCTCTAGGGACATGGTATGCCCTCGTGGTGGTGTACCGCCGGCCCCGTCGCGAGAGACGGCAGTTTCGACTGTGCAACTGAACGTGGGGCATCCTAGCACTTACTTTCTTAAGAGATCTAAGACACACgcctccaaaaaaaaaacacagaaacatcattctttcgATAGATTTAAAGGAAGAACTTAGGAGAAGATATCATCGAGGATGTTACGCGGATCATCGGAGGATAAGACATCATCTTCTTTATCATCAACCATTGCGTCTTCATCAACCATCATCAATCTCATTCCCCTTCAATCATAGCTGTAAGCTTGATTGCTATTGTGAATTTGTTTCCGGATCCATACCATTACTTTCATCCCATTCATAAGAGTATGGTGTTGCTCTTGACTGTTTCCATGTGTGAGTATTTCCTCTTGTTcttgggagatggagaaaccttaGCATGAacatgagatgaatctaagatgatctatggtTTAAGTATaaatgtgtgttagttctctctcttgatattatatgttgtgcaccatgtaatatttgccttctAGTCTCGAAAGGGAATCATTCTTTGAAGTATGGTAAGTGAACGGCGGGAAGAAACATTACCATATCGACACTTTAACACATGAAAGATGGGGGATAAAAAAGAattcactaagctcatatcgataaccatagaGTAAAATTCTTAATAACACTAGCTAATATGTGGTTTGCAGAAAACTAGCTAATGTGGTTATTTAGTCGCCAGTTTCGGCTCGTGACACTCTCACGGTGCACATCAACATGGATCGGGGTGTGACCCTGATCGATATGACTTCTTTCCCCAGTTGCAACCTATGGAGCGGTTGACTACTGTTACAAAAATGGTCTTTTTGACCATGCACGCCTGCCCTGGCATCACAAGAACTAGTGGCAAAAAGTGCATGATTGGTGGAAACAATACCTTAAGATATTTAAAGTATTGTACAGAGTACATCTCAAAAAGTATTGTACAGAGTACATCTATTAGAATGATAAATTGTGCGTCTATTAAGATATTTGCAGATAGTAAAGTAGATATAAACACATAAAAACATGGCACAATTCATCAAAGTGTCACAAACGGATGGGATTTTGTTGTATTTATGTGATTTTCATTCGATTTATAAAATTTATAGTTCAGAACATGTCTCAACCCTATTTTCTTTTGGAAAATCACATAGTtctcaaaaccaaatagattttcaCCTTAGCATTTTTGTATTTTTAGGAAAGAATTTTTTTAATTGTAATGATAGATGATACAATTAACGAGTTGTAGTCTTACGTGTGGTTAGTTTCATTTTACATAATAAAAAAATTGTCAAGATTAATTATGTGTAAAGGTTGTATAGCAAAAACAATGTTAAAATATAGTGATTAATAATTTAAAATATTTAGTATAAAACTGCGACATACTATTTATTTGAGCCTACCACACAACAAAATTTCTGAGCAGATCATAAGAACAATGAGGAGACCTATTTTGGCACGGGATGGACACACTATGTATGCACTagctgaatgcccgtgcgttgccaccgaACAATAAACTTATATAGTCATACAAAGAAGTATTGATCAGACCATCATTGTTATACATAAATGACTGTATCATCTAGGGATTCTGACTTTGTTGAGAGATATATGAACTCCTATGGGTGATCATGCCCCACCTGTTTTTTCTTGTCGTCAACTTGTACTTGTAAATATACAAGTAATAATTAACGCGTATAAAGGATAACCAATGGTATTCTAAAATATCAAAATTCCACTTCAATTTGaaatattttttccaaaaaacTTTAATTCACCATTGTTTTAAATAGGAACACATCTAATTATTCCTTATGAAATATATATAGCTAGATGTGCTTAGTATGTCTTAGTTGGTACTACCTCTGTCTGGATTTATAAGTCCTGGGAGCCAATTTGCAAATACCAATAAAGTTCATAACTCTTCTTATTAATTATTACATCCACTAATAGTTTTACATGCATAAGAGAttagagagaaaagagagagagcaTACATTGGGAGAAAGGAGATAATAAATGAGATAGGCCTTTGAATTCCTAACCTTTTTTAAAAGCTCTCGGGGCGTATAATCCCAAATAGAGGAAGTCATTGAACCAAAACAATTTCAAAGTCCCAAGTTCACCCACTCGTCATTCTTCAAAAAACATATTTAACAAATAAGAAAAACACTTTTTCTTATAATGCAAATGCATGTATCTTATGATTGCTTAACCAGTGTTGTACTCATGCACAATGTGCTAAGTCAGCACCCGGATGTTGAAGGAAGATTTGATAAGAACAAAACTTCAGTCCCTTATGTGCATTTCCCAAAGAAAATAAGATGAATAAAATTGTCGCAATCTAGACACTTCTTACACCGACCCACTCCCCTACTTTGGCTGTCTCCTCATATTTCCTGCAAAAGCATAATTAAACAACACCTCTTATTATTAGCATGACTGGTCGACATCTCAAATCGAACCGACATCCCCACGTGGTTCATTCTCTGAACCAACTAATTGGGATTGTGTCACTTGAATCTGGTCCCCAGGCCCACTTGATCTAGTTGGGATGGCTGTCAGGAGAGTAGCAAATGAGATGATATGTGATCATGGGCAGTATGACAGTAAGCCAGGCATAAGAGATTGACACGCGTCAACCCAAAATTTATGTCATTCTCAAGTATGTTTCTTTCATTTTTAGTGCCCTCGAACACATACTGTCCTTATTTAAGGTTGGAAGTGTTTCCACATTCTCATTTTTTAAATTGAACGAGAAAAAACTTTATTTTGTACTCGGGGAATTGTATCTTTCATGTGATATACTAACATAATGGTTGTGTGTTGCTACATACCTAAAATATACATGTCATGACCATAAGAGATACGACATTATCGTCACTATCCCTGTGTCCATCACTTTATTGCATAGCTACCATATGCAACACGACTAAGCATAGTAAGATAAGTATCTCCTACTTTCACGATCTCTATCATCCCCTTGGCTCCATCTAAAGTATCGCCTCAATTGCATTGGCATACCACAATAAGTGTCTTATATCGGAGGTGATGTTTTGGCTCCCAGGTGGTTACGAACCTATTATGAAAAATACATAAAACCAAATTAATTTTAGAATAGCAAAAAAATCTGTAAGAAAATTTCATGTGTACATCTGGACATTATATTTTTGCACACAAGTTTTCAGGAGAAAAGAATATTTGAGCTGGCATATGTATAAAAATACAAAGAAATGTCCCGTGAATAGCCATGTTGGAGTCTTACATGGGACACATATAAtgttatgtttttttttctgaaaacttATGTGCGGACATATAATGTCCGAATATACATGtgaatatttttttcttttttttcttttaaaaataGTAGTTTCATATGCACCTACGAGCTAAATTAGATTTCCGCTTAATATCACTCATCCTTTCCTCTCTCTCACTACATACCGCCACTTTTTTGACAATTAATACACATACCACCACTTCATTGTCACCCATTATTGTCTTCTCCAACTTTATGATGTCCAAGTTATGTTGTGGCACTGAGTGACAGCTATTGAGTGGAAACTCCCGAACGCGATGCGATCGGTGCCGCCaggcgatgcgatccttctttcccgacgcggaagtggaaactcccgaaCGCCATCTCCATCGATTCCTCCAGattggcatatgcatgcaaacgggggggggggggtgaggaacaaaatcgacgacaTCAGGTTTGGCCTGTTTACCTCCatccatcacgttgcttgctgtcgacgatgttgaCGATGTCATCgagatcactgatacgtctccaacgtatcgataatttcttatgttccatgccacattattgatgttatctacatgttttatgcacactttatgtcatattcgtgcattttctggaactaacctattaacaagatgccgaagagccgattctgttgttttctgctgtttttggtttcagaaatcctagtaaagaaatattctcggaattggacgaaatcaacgcccagggtcctattttgccacgaagcttccagaagaccgaagagtcaacgaagtggggccacgaggtggccaaaccctagggcggcgcggcccccctggccgcgcggccctatggtgtgggcccctcgtgccgcctcctgacctgcccttccgactacttaaagcctccgtcgcgaaacccccagtaccgagagccacgatacggaaaaccttactgagacgccgccgccgccaatcccatctcgggggattctggagatctcctccggcaccctgccggagaggggattcatctcccggaggactctacaccgccatggtcgcctccggagtgatgagggagtagatcacccctggactatgggtccatagcagtagctagatggttgtcttctcctcattgtgcttcattgttggatcttgtgagctgcctaacatgatcaagatcatctatctgtaattctatatgttgcgtttgttgggatccgatgaatagagaatacttgttatgttgattatcaaagttatgtctatgtgttatttatgatcttgcatgctctccgttattagtagaggctctggccaagttgatgctagtaactccaagagggagtatttatgctcgatagtgggttcatgtctccgtgaatctgggacagtgacagaaagttctaagattatggatgtgctgttgccactagggataaaacattgatgctatgtctaaggatgtagttattgattacattacgcgcaatacttaatgcaattgtttgttgttagcaacttaatactggagggggttcggatgataacctgaaggtggactttttaagcatagatgcatgctggatagcggtctatgtactttgtcgtaatgcccaattaaatctcacaatactcatcataatatgtatgtgcatggtcatgccctctctatttgtcaattgctcaactgtaatttgttcacccaacatgctgtttatcttatgggagagacacctctagtgaactgtggaccccggtccaattctctttactgaaatacatgttctactgtttttctgcaaacaatcatcatccacactatacatctaatcctttgttacagcaagccggtgagattgacaacctcactgtttcgttggggcaaagtactttggttgtgttgtgcaggttccacgttggcgccggaatctctggtgttgcgccgcactacatcccgccgccatcaaccttcaacgtgcttcttggctcctcctggttcgataaaccttggtttctttctgagggaaaacttgctgctgtgcgcatcataccttcctcttgggttcccaacgaacgtgtgagttacacgccatcaagctctttttctggcgccgttgccggggagatcaagacacgctgcaaggggagtctccacttcccaatctctttactttgtttttgtcttgcttagttttatttactactttgtttgctgcactaaatcgaaatacaaaaaaaattagttgctagttttactttatttgctatcttgtttgctatatcaaaaacacacaaaaaattagttacttgcatttactttatctagtttgctttagttactactgctgaaatgagtaatcctgaagttgaagttcgttcatttaagcaacaagggggagaatgtttaaaagatgcttggtatagaatcagtgatgcccataataggtgcactaagaaacactccggccaccactatcctactcaggaatttttatgttggtatctctagctggaatagatatgttcttgattgtctcgcgggaggtaacttcctaggcgctcccgccttagaagctagttgcattattgagagtttatttggaacaccacctgttaatgaaactaaaattgaaatctctcttgaggatgttatgaaaaaattggaaaccatagagaaaaaaattccgagtgtagaaactaaattggagatgttacttgataaaactgatgaacttgataaatccttaggaggaattgatgaaagaattagtgtcctaggaacttgtgttgtctatgatgatcaaatcaataggattggtgagcttgaagaagctatgggaaccttgggttcaaccttttcatctataaagtttagagaaaaagcttatgtgggtaaggagcaaaagtttatgtatgtctctaaagtgcccaaaccaaagaaatattactataggcctaaaattgacaaagcccttagtaccactacagatgggggagcttatgatatcaatgcaccaccctccgataatacttgatacacactttctgcgcctagctgaaaggcgttaaaaaaaagcgcttatgggagacaacccatgtttttacctacagtactttgtttttattttgtgtcttggaagttgtttactactgtagcaacctctccttatcttagtttagtgttttgttgtgccaagtaaagtcgttgatagaaaagttcatactagatttggattactgcgcagtttcagatttctttgctgtcacgaatctgggctaaattctctgtaggtaactcagaaaattatgccaatttacgtgagtgatcctcagatatgtacgcaactttcattcaatttgggcatttccatttgagcaagcctggtgccattttaaaattcgtcaatacgaactgttctgttttgacagattctgccttttatttcgcattgcctcttttgctatgttggatgaatttctttgatccattaatgtccagtagctttatgcaatgtccagaagtgttaagaatgattgtgtcacctctgaacatgttaatttttgttgtgtactaaccctctaatgagttgtttcgagtttggtgtggaggaagttttcaaggatcaagagaggagtatgatgcaacatgatcaaggagagtgaaagctctaagcttggggatgccccggtggttcacccctgcatattctaagaagactcaagcgtctaagcttggggatgcccaaggcatccccttcttcatcgacaacattatcaggttcctcccctgaaactatatttttattccatcacatcttatgtgctttgcttggagcgtcggtttgtttttgtttttatttttgttttgtttgaataaaatggatcctagcattcactttgtgggagagagacacgctc contains the following coding sequences:
- the LOC124684392 gene encoding uncharacterized protein LOC124684392 isoform X1, coding for MGMEHLMSVVNPSSGYALQRGPDRHDDGPMEEMKELQRQRRETKMETCQSTESRSGAIRCPIPCKSSRPYRECDFKTSQDLSDFIVGKASPPYFMGSPPVRASNPLVHDTHFCSWKVQNVDQSPGIPIPTKSCSVDYWARGGSVTKS
- the LOC124684392 gene encoding uncharacterized protein LOC124684392 isoform X2, producing MGMEHLMSVVNPSSGYALQRGPDRHDDGPMEEMKELQRQRRETKMETCQSTESRSGAIRCPIPCKSSRPYRECDFKTSQDLSDFIVGKVVFGVKS